The nucleotide window TAATCGTAACCATTCTTCCACTCTGCTGTTCTTCGTTGTCTCTTTCCTAACGATATTGCACAGCGACGTATAGTGGTTTTCTTAGAGAGATCAACTTCTAGAAACTTGCTTTCCCATTTGCATGTCCTCTGATTCTGAATTCACAATTCACAATTCCCAATCCAACAATATTCCTTACTCCAATTCTGCATCATATCATCAAAACTGCAACCCTAGGGTGATCTCTCCTTCGCCGTGCTGCTTACAATCAGAATCAGCAATGCATCAAGGAGATTACACCTCCGCTCCATATTATCAATTCCCACACCTCCAAAACCCTAATCCCAACCCCTCCAATCTATACGCTTCCGCACCCCCCGTCACACCCGACCTCCCCTCATTCAATTCCACCTTCAATTCTCACCCTTCGTACCATCAACCACCTTCGCAGAACCAGCCCTATTTCCCGCCCTATGATCAGCATCAAACCACTCCGAATTACGCCCCTCCTCCAACCTCCTCAATTCCCTCTGAGTCCAATCCCAGTTCCTCGTACTCCTCTTTGTACAATTCGGCACCGTACACTCACGCCGGAGCTTCCGTTCCTCCGGTTCCCTCATACGATAGCCCTTACCAGAATCCAGTGAAAGCCGATCACGGCAGTGCATATTTTGACGATTTCGGAGGCCTTAATCGGAGCCGTTCAGAATTGGGATCAGTTTCGAGCTACGATGAAGGCTATGGTGATGGTGTGTATGCTTATGAAGGGGGCAAGGTGGAGCCCTACGGTGCGCGTGGCACAGCTCCTAAATCTTCGACGTGGTCCTCAACCACGTTCGATGATTATGGAAGGTCCATCAGTTTTCCCTCTCAGAATGAATCTTCTTCTGTCTCAAGTAAGATCGTGAAAGCGGTGCCAAAAGCTGATGCCCAAGAAGATGGAAAAACTGGGGTGCAAAAGTTCAGGGTCAAGTTGCTGGCAGAAAGTGGTGGCCAGAGCGCTACAGATGTTCTATGCCAGGTGAACAATTCTTCGTGATTGTGTGTAACTCAGCtagtttatttaatttgtttatgtaTACCTGCATTGTTTATAGCCTTTTATTCTGGATGTatttatgatcatcaacctgaATTTGAAGTAATTTTGGTTTAGCTAGCTAGGTCCACTGATAAATATTTGAATAGTATATATGTTGTGTTTGTAAaagatcaaatctttttaatccccatgttcatttatttttccagtttcaatttttattttttatctagcTAACTACAATGTACActttgaataaattatttttcccTTGATACTCTCAACCTTAGAATGTTCAGCATGTTGTATTTTATGCATTCATGACTCCCTTTCTGTTTTTTGTCCTTAATTGATTCATGATCTGAATTGAtagcttaattaattattatcctTTCAGATTGGTTTGGATGGAATCCGCATGCTAGATCCAAATACAAGTCGGACATTGAGAATATATCCACTTGAGAACATAACAGGATGTGATGTAAGCTTGTTCATTTCCTTGATGAAACTATACTATATATACAGAATTGAATTTCCGAGACTATGGCAGCATAATATTTTGCTAACTGGATTGTGCAGAGACTTGACTCATCTACCTTTGCATTTTGGTCAAAGAGCCCAGTGGACATTGAACCAAGACGAATCAGATTGCAATCCAATAGCTACACTATAAACACACTTTTGGATACAGTGATTGCTGCAACCATACAGGTATTTTAGGAAAATGATATCTTGCTGATGAATTAGGTTGGAGGtggctttttttttaattaaatatatctgTTAGAAGATAGTCGGTACCTTGAATAATTGCATGATTgcatttttttagaattatgtTTATGTGATGCAAAATTTTAGTCTCATTGAAATTTATGTTATTGTACTAATCTTGATTTCTAAGAATTGAAGTCAAAAGTTACTTCAGATATGGTGAAAATTATAATCCCATTAGTTTATACTCCTTAAAAGCTTTCAGATATTTTCTATATGTATGTTGAACTGAGATAAGATCTCTTCTGTTGATGTTATCTGTGACCAGTTACTAATCTTTAAGGTCCTGCTCAATTGTTTTTCCAATCTTAAGTATTTTCTATGTCTTGTTTCTCCCTCGATGTTATAATGTAGTTCAAGGAAATGAATGGAAGCAGCAGGAGGCCTCCTGAGGCATTGAAAGCAAATGAACAGCCtacagaaagaaagaaaggctTTGGCGATTGGATGAATCTGATAAAGCCTGCCAATGAAGAGAAGGATCACTGGGTAATGTTAGATTGTTAGATGCAACTTGGGAATTTTTCTTGCACTTTTTCATTCCTTTAAACCTCGTGTTTTTACTGGGTTGAGATGCTGACTATGATTGTTTAAAAATGTATTTGTTGCTGCAATTAACTTTGTCATTTAGTTTCTGAAATTTTATTGCGCTGTTCCCATGATTAACACtgagaaaatattttaagtgcTAGTTGCTTTTAATGAAAATGTTGTTGATAGGTCAACTATATTAACCTACATCATCAGTATATATCTCTAATAAATAGGATTGGTTCTTCGTTGTATGCAACTGGAGTTCTTATAGGTTCTTTATATATAGGTCCCAGATGAAGCAGTTTCAAAATGCAAAGATTGTCAGACTGATTTTGGGGCTTTTAATCGCAAGGTTGATCTTCCTGTTTCCTTTCTTAATCTAtgatatttatgttttgtgttcCCAATTGTTAATTTCATGATCCTCTTCTTCCAACAGCATCATTGTAGGAACTGTGGTGATATTTTCTGTGACAAATGTACACAAGGTAGAATTGCTTTAACTGCCGATGCGAATGCTCAGCCAGTACGTGTTTGTGATAGATGCATGGTATGTGTACCATCTCTTGGCTTTTCTCTGCATTAGTTGGAGCATAATGATAattaattgtatttattttggAATGCATTTGCATTTGGAATTCCTTCAGGGTTTAATGCTTTTAAATAGGAAGATCCTTGTAAACTATGGAAGCAATGTAATTATGATTCTTAATATTCCTGTTGTTGTTCAGGCGGAAGTGACCCAAAGGCTGAGTAGTGCTAAAGAGTTATCAAGTAAACCTGTGTTACAGAGTCATGAGGATCTTGCCAGGAAGCTTCAGGTAAATAATTGTTGTATTTTATACCGTCTGTTTGTATTGTTTCAATTGCCCATGTAATTCTtgtttgtttgttggtttatgGTTAAGCACGCTTCAGAAGCTTATTTGTGTTTTTGAATATCTTGGCAGGAGGAGCTGCAGAGAAACCAAAAGACATCAGGTAATGATGAGTTCAATTTTAGGAGTTTCACTTGTAAAATTGCTTTTGTGGCAGGCTTCATTCATTTTGTTCTGAGTTTATTTAGCTTAAATAATTTTATCCAACTCAATTATGTGTTGCCCCATTGCAGGTTCGACCTCTGGAGGATCTGGAAGACGGACAAGGGAAGTTGCATGTCCCATTTGCACTGTCCATCTGCAGGTTAAATTCTAGTAATTTTGGTCCCACTTCTCACTCAATACACGTCATAGTTGATCATGGCTTGTTTATTCTTTCTGTGGGATTATTTCAGGTTCAGGTGCCAAGCTCAGGTTCAGAAACCATTGAATGTGGAGTTTGCCAGCACCCATTTCTTGTGAGTGCGCATCGAGTCTGATGACATGGATGCAACAGAAGCCAAGAATATACCAAAATCATAAATTAATGATCCGGATTGTCTCGCGAATATCGTCCTCTTgccttttctattttctgttatttattcGTCCTCTCGTAGCTTggtttataatttatatgttcATTAGCTCAGTAATTTTTTCTGAAAGGACAAATAAATCATTAGCTCTGTGAATATTATCTATGATTGTGATTTGGTTCGTTGAATATATTTAGCATCAACAAGCACTTCTAAAAAATTAGGGCaatttattgatttaaataaacTGGCCATCAATATTATCAGAATATACGTTTTGCAAAGTGGATACCGAAatgtatttttttcataaactaTATAAACCGTGGCAGGGGTATCGCGGTTTACAAATGTACGTTGGGAAAAAAAACATTACATAATCTGCGGTAGGAGTGTTGCGGTTAATGTTTTAGCGTGGACTTAGTTCATTTTTTATGGAGGATGACTATTTGGATGAAAGTTTAACTTGCAATTTTTATGTATGGTGTAACATAAGTTCTTCCTTTGATTTAATTGAAATTAGTCTGTTGTACTCATAGAATTACGAACAAAATTAGAACAAGTTAACTCCAGAGAATTGTAACTACATAGAGAATCGCTAACAATAACGTCACCGTAAAACGAAAAGCAAGTACAACTTTACTTAACAGTAAGTACAACTAAAacaaaacaagaacacaaaaggaaagaaaaatgtaAGATAATCATGACGACCTAATGAAACTTATGCCTCGGCACTGGGGGCGGATCCTTGCTGCGGGCAAGTCCTGCGAGTGTCCTGTCTGTCTGCATAGCCCACATCGCTTCGGCCGACTAGTATCGGCCTCATCCATGGTGTTACGGATTCTTGTTGACTTCGGTCGTCCTTCTCTGGCACGTCTCATGTTAGGATCAGGGACGATAGAAGGACCGGCATACGGTGGCCACAGACCCTCTGTAATACGGGGCAAAAATCGCATCTGGTATACGCTGAACACCTTACTCATGGTATAAATCTCATGGACGTATGTAGCCCAATCTAACTGGGACTGAGCACAACATGCAATCACATGGCAGCAAGGGTAATGGAGAGTTTAAAAGTACCTTCAGTCACAAGTGCTATCTCTGAGGAAAACCCGATACGTCCCAAGCGAGAAGTTACCGGTAGGAGTCGTCTCAGCCATGGTATACTCAGACTAATGTCTGTCGCACAGAGTAACCGTGAAGCACCTCGGATCTTTCAGGTTGCGCTCTATCGCCTTGACCAGTGCCTGGCAAAATCATTGGCCTGATCCCAACTGCGCCTCTACTGTCTGCCCTCGGAATGCAAAAAGCTCTGCTAACCTCCCATATGTGGATTTGACAAGTACAGTAACCGGCAGATTCCGTGTCCCCTTCAGTACAGAGTTAACACATTCGGATATGTTCGCCGTCATGTGGCCGAACCGTCTGCCTCCATCCTGGTGTTGGGTCCATTTATCGTACTCCAGTCGGTTGGCCCTATCACACAAGGCCGGATTCTCAGTCCTCAAAATAGCAAACCAGTAGTCAAACTCGGCCTTAGTCTTGGCATATGCCGCATTCACGAGCATCCGCTTTACATCCTGACCCTTGAAATTGAGAACAAAATTAGCTGCAACATGTCGAATGCAATACGCTCGATATGCATGAGGCGGTTTCCAACCACTGTCTAGTGCCTCCAGTGCAGCCTTAATGCTGTTGTGTCTGTCAGAGATCACCAGAATCCCTTCCTGTGGGGTCACATGTTGACGCAAGTGGGATAACAAAAAATTTCACGACTTAGCATTCTCCCCCTCAACAAGTGCAAACGCAACTGGTAATATGTTTGAGTTTCCATCTTGCACAATAGCCAGAAGCAAAGTCTCGCCATACTTCCCATACAGATGCGTTCCGCCAATGCTGATTAGTGGCTTGCAATGTTTAAAAGCCTCAACGCATGGAGGAAATGTCCAGAAAAGTCGATGAAAGTACTCTGTAGACTCATCAACCTCACCACCTACATGCACTGGAGAAGTCTTCAACAAAGCTACGGTTCCATCCATCGTTGGTTGCATCCCAAGGATCCACCGGGGCAACTTCGCATATGACTCTTCCCAATCCCTGTAAATCTGGGAGACTGCCTTCTGCTTTGCCTTCCACACCTTCCTGTAACTAGGCCTGAATCCATAGGTTGACTCAGTAACTTCTTGCAACACCTTTATGGTAATCATTGCATCCGCCCTAACCAACGAATAGATCCTTGCACAGATTATGTGGTAATCGAGCTGTCGGTGGTTGCTCGAAATCGATGTGGCCAGGCAAGTGTGGGCTCCGTTGTACCTTCTAACTTCCCAGTTACCCTTGCGCTGCCGAAGTGCCACGTGGATCATCCAAGTGCAGCCATTTCCAAATTCCTTGCATCTCCCAACATACTTCAGATGATCAGATTTCATAACCCGATACTGAACCACGACGAATGCTATAATCCTTAACACTCATCACAGCTTCCTCCTTAGTCTGGAAAGATTGGCTAACCTGAAATTTCCCAAAAGCATTGCTCTCTTGTAATCCTTGGTATCCGAAGGTGTGTGCATCTTCCAGTTGTTGACTCACTGCTTCCAGGTTAAGCGCTGAGAAATGCGGCGGTTGTTGGTGGGACCTAGAATTGGATGGCCCCTGAGGTGCAAGTGGGGGCACTGGAGTCTCCTCCTCACTATCCCCTGATATGTGATCAGGCTCATCGTCCGAATCATAGTCCCGCATCGCATTCTTAACGTGATCTGACTCACCACCACCAACAAGACCAGTAATCAAACCAGGTGTCCTATTTGCCGGTGCTAGAACAAGTGAAGGTGCAGGTAGGAGACAACCGGGTGTAACGACAGGCATTGAAGTAGAAGTACCCCCCACCGTCGTCGACTAAGGATTTGGCGCTGAAGCCCCAAAACTGTCCACACGGTCTTCCAACTTGGCAAACAACTCGTGTATTCTCACCTCCGGAAAACTCCACCGACAATGAAACAAGAGCCCTATGTCTTCATTCGAACCTATGACAAATGTTTCATACTGCACACCACTTGACACAACTGCCATTAGAATCTTGTAGAACACCTTCTTCACCAACTTGACCCCACACAACCCTGCCTTCTGCAATATATTCCTCTTCATATCCAACAAAGTATCAGTCAAACTGATAAAAATGCTCGGCGGTTCTTTATCCGTGAACTTAACACCATGcctattacttttttttattttaccagaGTAGTGGACTAGAACCAACAAACTCTCCTCACTATCCATTTGTGAAAGTGTGAAAATGACTCTCCTCAAATGACCCACTCTCTATCTTGCTTGGTTTTTATAGGCAAAGTTGACAAAGCATAAACCGCGACACCCCTGTAGCGGTTTATGCACGTCTGCAAAACACACATAAACCGTGACACTCCTACCGCGAATTATGTGATGTTTTTTACCAACGTAATCCGTGACACCCCTGTAGCAGATTACGTGGATTTGTAAACTGCGATACCCTTGTCGATGTTTACATAGTTTATAGAAAAAATACATTCGGTATCCACTTTGCAAAATGTGTATTCTGGTAATATTGATGGTCAGCTTATTTAAATCAGTAAATTGCCCAAAAAATTATTCAGTTTTACTGAGCGAAAATCCACCCCTCTCTATCCAAGCAAAATGATAGTCCTCTTGTAAAATTAAAGCTCATCCAACGTGTCAAATTTAAAACGAAATCCCAATATGCATTATTTCACTGAAATCCTTCATTTCAAATGAGTTAGATCGATTAGGTGATATAAAACGGAATTTAGGATAAGATGAAAATCAAAGGtttatttactttaatttgattttttaatgcaatagttaaaaaattattttacttctTCTATATACATTTTACTTCTATATACATTCAAGTTTTTTAAGAAACtcaaattttattcatcaaaataaaaaaattacaagattTAGAGATTTTTATACCTCTTAGTTTCAAAATTCTAATTCATAAATTCACTAAAACAAAAATAGGCCAAATCATAATTGGgcctaaaacaataaaaataaaataagtaagctaaacataaaataagtccTAAACTAAATCCTAATAAGATGATGCATATTTGATTCAACTTGATTAATTAGACTCTTTAATACAACTTGAAAATAGTAAGATATTTAGTTTTCTATAATTGTTAACCATTGTCTTGGCTAATTTTTGATACATATATTGAACAAATGATTTAGCCATATTTGCAAAATCTTCTTTATTCTCTTAGCTGTTACTTTTGTAATTGGACCAATTGGCATATgataatttttagtttgttccATAGAACTCATATCATTCCCTCTCTCCTGAAAAAGATTCGTCTTCAAATTTGCATCAATCTACGCCTGTGTGATTCCTGTTGAAGCATATCTCGGGGGGGGGCAGGGCAGACGATTTCAAAACGGACTCCCCATTCATTAGATAGAGAAGATCACCAAGATTTCGTGATGCGCTGCCGAACTTattccaattcaataagagaTCTCAATATTATGCCTTGAAGAGGACTCGAACCTCCACGCTCTTTAGCACGAGATTTTGAGTCTCACGTGTCTATCATTTCACCACCAAGGCATCTTGAAAGTGAATCGTATTCCATGAATATGATATCTAGCTAGTGTTATGTATGGAATATATGACAAAGGTGGAGTGTtagagtatttttattaatcggTCATGTCATATAGACCCGAGTCGGATATCTAATTGGTTCGATTTGAATTATCCGTAGGATATCTTATATATATTCTATCAAAAAGATGGGTCATAGTAACCAGGTCCGGGCGACTGTTTACCAAAAACACAGGTCTCTGCAAAGTCGTAAGACCATGTATGGGGGCTGACACCTGCCCAGTGCCGGAAGGTCCAGGAAGTTGGTGACCTGATGACAGGGGAGCCGGTGACCGAAGCCCCGGTGAACGGTGACCGTAACTATAACGGTCTTACggtagctgatgagcggataatttatacgcttttttgcattgtttttacatagtttttagtatgatttagttattttttagtatatttttattagtttttaagcaaaattcacatttatggactttactatgagtttgtatgtttttctgtgatttcaggtattttctagctgaaattgagggacctgagcaataatctgattcagaggctgacaaaggactgctgatgctgttggattttgacctacctgcactcaaaatgaaatttttggagctacatgagttcaaatgacgcgctctcaattgtattggaaagtagacatttagggattttcagcaatatataatagtctatactttgcccgagtttagatgacacaaactggcgtttaacgccagctttctgctctattctggcgttaaacgccagaaacaagttgcaaagtagagttaaacgccagaaacaagttacaaactggcgttcaactccacgAAAGACCTCtatacatgaaagcttcaatactcagcccaagcatacaccaagtgggcccggaagtagatttctgcattatttacttatttttgtaacagtttagtataaatagaactttttactattgtactaaggGTCTTTTtgcctattttcaaattcatatgtcatttggggaggctgcccattcggccatgcctagacctttcacttatgtattttcaatggtggagtttctacacaccatagattaaggtgtggagctctgctgttcctcgagtattagtgcaattactactattttctattcaattcatgcttattcttattctaagatattcatttgcacttcaacttgatgaatgtgatgatccgtgacactcatcaccattctaacttatgaacgcgtgcctgacaaacactttgTTCTACCTgcaaaagctagagtgtgtatctcttagattcctggtccacgacgcatggttgcctctcctgacaacagagccttccattccgtgagatcagtcttcgtggtataacctagaatccattggcagcattcttgagatccggaaagtctaaaccttgtctgtggtattccgagtaggatctgggatgggatgactgtgacgagcttcaaactcgcgactgtagggcgtagtgacagatgcaaaaggatagtaaatcctattcctacatgatcgagaaccaacaactgattagccatgcggggaaccgtagaggaccttttcactgagaggatgagaagtagccattgacaacagtgacgccctacatacagcttgccatagaaaggagtatgaaggattggatgaaggcagtaggaaagcagagattcaagagggatgaagcatctccatacacttatctgaaattcccaccaatgatttacataagtatctcttttttttttttacattttagttatcttttaattatcaaaacttcataaccatttgaatccgcctgactgagatttacaaggtgaccatagcttgcttcaagccaacaatctccgtgggatcgacccttactcacgtaaggtttattacttggacgaactagtgcacttgctggttagttgtgcgaagttgtgaagaaagtgctgagattataaacgcgcataccaagttgagcgccattgttaaagatcacaatttcgtgcaccaagtttttggcgccgttgctggggattgttcgagtttggacaactgatggtttatcttgttgttcagattaggtaattttctttgtttcaaccattattttattttcaaaaaagttttcaaaagttttcttttctttttcgtttttccaagaaaaaaatttcaaaaaaaaaaaacaaaaaaattataaaatcataaaataaaaaatattttgtgtttcttatttgagtctagtgtcaatttttaagtttggtgtcaattgcatgttttaaaaatttgttcatttttcgaaaatttcatacattgcattcttcatgattttcaagttgttcttgacaagtcttcttgtttgatctttacattttattgctttgtgtcttttcttgtttttcatatgcatttttagtttgttagtgtctaagcattaaaaatttctaagtttggtgtcttgcatgtttttcttttcttgaaaatttttcaaaaaaaagttcttgatgttcatcatgatcttcaaagtgttcttggtgttcatcttgacattcatagtgttcttgcatgcaacattagttttgatccaaaatcttcatgttttgagtcatttttgtgtttttctctttcctcattaaattcaaaaaaataaaaaatatattttccttattttactcataattttcgaaatctttgggttgacttagtcaaaaatttttaaaataagttgtttcttgttagtcaagtcaagatttcaattttaaaaatcttatcttttcaaaactttttcaaaaaaatcaaatcttttcattttttctattatattcgaaattttttaaattgattttcaaaatcttttccttatctttatttcatgattttcgaaaactttactaacaattaatgtgattgattaaaaaatttgaagtttgttactttcttgttaagaaaggttcaatctttaaattctagaatcatatcctttagtttcttgttagtcaagtaatcaattttaattttaaaaatcaaatctttttcaaaatatcttttcaatcaaatctttttcaaccatatcttttcaatcatatatttttcaaatcatatctttttcaaaaatttgatttcaaaaatcttttttctaacttcttatcttttcaaaatttattttcaaatctttttcaactaactaattgatttttttgtttgttttactatttcttatatttttcaaaaccacctaactacttttttctctctaatttttgaaaatccctcaccctttttcaaaattctttttatttaactaattgttttaaatttaaatttaaatttatttcttctctcaattttcgaaattctctccctatgtctctttctatttattttatttatctgctaacacttctcttctactcataattcgaacctTCTCTTCTATCTGTGTTcggatttttcttcttctctcttctcatccttctattcttcttctcttctactcacataaaggaatatctatactgtgacatagagaattcttctttcttttctgttctcttctttttcatatgagcaggagaaaggacaaggacattcttgttgaaacagatcctaaacctgaaaggactctgaagaagaagctaagagaagctaaagcacaataatCTAGAGAAAACCtcacagagaatctcgaaaaagaagacatggccgaaaccaataacaatggtggaggtgcaaggaagatgcttggtgactttactgcaccaaatttccacttccatgaaagaagcatctcaatccctgccattggagcaaacaactttgagctaaagcctcaattagtttctctgatgcaacaaaattgcaagtttcatggacttccatcaaaagatccttttcagttcttaattgaattcttgcagatctgtgatactgttaagaccaatggggttgatcccaaTGTCTACATgcttatgctttttccttttgctctaagagacagagctagagtatggttggactctcaacctaaagatagtctgaactcttgggataagctggtcatgactttcttagccaagttctttcctcctcaaaagctgagcaagcttagagtggatgttcaaaccttcagacagaaagaaggtgaatcccactatgaagcttgggaaagatacaagcaactgaccaaaaagtgtccttctgatatgctttcagaatggaccattctggatatattctatgatggtctatttgaattgtctaagatgtcattggaccattctgcaggtgaatctattcacctgaagaaaacgcctacagaagcttaggaactcattgaaatggttgcaaataaccagttcacgtacacttctgaaaggaaccctgtgagtaatgggacgccttagaggaagggagttcttgaaattgatgctctgaatgccatattggctcagaacaaaatgttgaatCAACAAGTCAAtctgatttctcagagtctgaatggattgcaaaatgcatccaacagtactaaagtggcatcttctgaagaagaagcctatgatcctgagaaccctgcaatggcagaggtgaattacatgggt belongs to Arachis duranensis cultivar V14167 chromosome 8, aradu.V14167.gnm2.J7QH, whole genome shotgun sequence and includes:
- the LOC110274554 gene encoding uncharacterized protein LOC110274554 produces the protein MPVVTPGCLLPAPSLVLAPANRTPGLITGLVGGGESDHVKNAMRDYDSDDEPDHISGDSEEETPVPPLAPQGPSNSRSHQQPPHFSALNLEAVSQQLEDAHTFGYQGLQESNAFGKFQYRVMKSDHLKYVGRCKEFGNGCTWMIHVALRQRKGNWEVRRYNGAHTCLATSISSNHRQLDYHIICARIYSLVRADAMITIKVLQEVTESTYGFRPSYRKVWKAKQKAVSQIYRDWEESYAKLPRWILGMQPTMDGTVALLKTSPVHVGGEVDESTEYFHRLFWTFPPCVEAFKHCKPLISIGGTHLYGKYGETLLLAIVQDGNSNILPEGILVISDRHNSIKAALEALDSGWKPPHAYRAYCIRHVAANFVLNFKGQDVKRMLVNAAYAKTKAEFDYWFAILRTENPALCDRANRLEYDKWTQHQDGGRRFGHMTANISECVNSVLKGTRNLPVTVLVKSTYGRLAELFAFRGQTVEAQLGSGQ
- the LOC107460164 gene encoding protein FREE1, with protein sequence MSSDSEFTIHNSQSNNIPYSNSASYHQNCNPRVISPSPCCLQSESAMHQGDYTSAPYYQFPHLQNPNPNPSNLYASAPPVTPDLPSFNSTFNSHPSYHQPPSQNQPYFPPYDQHQTTPNYAPPPTSSIPSESNPSSSYSSLYNSAPYTHAGASVPPVPSYDSPYQNPVKADHGSAYFDDFGGLNRSRSELGSVSSYDEGYGDGVYAYEGGKVEPYGARGTAPKSSTWSSTTFDDYGRSISFPSQNESSSVSSKIVKAVPKADAQEDGKTGVQKFRVKLLAESGGQSATDVLCQIGLDGIRMLDPNTSRTLRIYPLENITGCDRLDSSTFAFWSKSPVDIEPRRIRLQSNSYTINTLLDTVIAATIQFKEMNGSSRRPPEALKANEQPTERKKGFGDWMNLIKPANEEKDHWVPDEAVSKCKDCQTDFGAFNRKHHCRNCGDIFCDKCTQGRIALTADANAQPVRVCDRCMAEVTQRLSSAKELSSKPVLQSHEDLARKLQEELQRNQKTSGSTSGGSGRRTREVACPICTVHLQVQVPSSGSETIECGVCQHPFLVSAHRV